In Lentibacillus amyloliquefaciens, one DNA window encodes the following:
- a CDS encoding DUF6440 family protein, which produces MFGSKKKKVSRFYIKAVENIPTLGKMTIFVDRETGVNYIQSWVGSGNGITPLLDANGEVIVDD; this is translated from the coding sequence ATGTTTGGAAGCAAGAAAAAGAAAGTTAGCCGATTCTATATAAAAGCTGTAGAGAATATACCTACACTGGGGAAAATGACAATTTTTGTCGACCGTGAAACTGGAGTAAATTATATTCAATCATGGGTTGGTTCAGGTAATGGTATTACACCTTTACTAGATGCAAATGGAGAGGTCATTGTAGATGATTGA
- the ytpR gene encoding YtpR family tRNA-binding protein, with protein MDVFYNQNGIGDVLIVPIEDGDRYNKTHENCGDITKIMNSQGAIIGYNIFKASTYFNLSGNGKISMTEKMLDQMKKAFNQNDLDDKLDFDLSPTFVVGHVIEKSQHEDADKLSVCQVDTGDEQLQIVCGAPNVDEGQKVVVAKVGAIMPNGMKIKPTQLRGTPSNGMICSPKELGLLNAPREKGIYVLDDTYTIGEPFVS; from the coding sequence ATGGATGTATTTTACAACCAAAATGGGATAGGGGACGTCCTGATAGTCCCGATTGAGGATGGCGACCGTTATAATAAGACACATGAAAACTGCGGAGATATTACGAAAATAATGAACAGTCAAGGCGCAATTATCGGCTATAATATTTTTAAAGCTTCCACGTATTTTAATCTAAGCGGCAATGGGAAAATAAGCATGACGGAAAAAATGCTGGATCAAATGAAAAAAGCCTTCAATCAAAATGACCTTGATGATAAACTTGATTTTGATTTAAGTCCAACGTTTGTTGTCGGTCATGTCATTGAAAAGTCACAGCACGAGGATGCTGATAAATTAAGTGTCTGTCAGGTTGATACAGGTGATGAGCAACTGCAGATTGTATGCGGTGCTCCAAATGTTGACGAAGGTCAAAAAGTGGTCGTGGCAAAAGTTGGAGCAATTATGCCAAACGGGATGAAGATTAAACCGACACAATTACGCGGAACTCCATCGAATGGTATGATATGCTCACCAAAAGAACTGGGGCTGCTGAATGCACCCCGGGAAAAAGGGATTTATGTGCTGGATGATACGTATACAATAGGTGAGCCATTTGTATCTTAA
- a CDS encoding VOC family protein, whose translation MTKGLLHHIEIYVSDLKRSAEFWGWFLEELGYNAFQKWDGGRSWRLGDTYIVFVQAEEKFRDVPYHRCRVGLNHLAFHADSRQHVDEMTETLNNKGINILYKDKHPFAESKDHYALYFEDPDRIKVELVAP comes from the coding sequence TTGACCAAGGGATTACTTCACCATATTGAGATATACGTATCGGATTTAAAAAGGTCAGCCGAATTTTGGGGCTGGTTCCTTGAGGAACTCGGATATAACGCTTTTCAGAAATGGGATGGTGGACGAAGTTGGAGATTAGGCGACACCTATATCGTCTTTGTGCAAGCTGAGGAAAAGTTTCGGGATGTTCCATATCATAGGTGTCGGGTCGGTCTTAATCATTTAGCATTTCACGCAGATTCACGGCAACACGTCGATGAAATGACTGAAACACTAAATAATAAAGGAATTAATATTCTCTATAAAGATAAGCACCCATTTGCCGAGAGTAAAGACCATTATGCCCTTTATTTCGAGGACCCAGACAGAATAAAAGTAGAACTTGTTGCACCGTGA
- the murC gene encoding UDP-N-acetylmuramate--L-alanine ligase produces MTAYHFIGIKGTGMSSLAHILHDSGERVQGSDIEKQFFTQKALEDKGIPIFPFSEENIEEGYTIIAGNAFSDNHPEIKKAKKRGLTFYRYHDFLGEWLKQYTSIAVTGAHGKTSTTGLLAHVLDQSYPISYLIGDGTGKGHVDSKYFAFEACEYRRHFLSYEPDYAIMTNIDFDHPDYFTSIDDVFNAFQSMADRVRKGIIACGDDEQLQQIQAKVPVVYYGFSSTNDFQAQNVTETEHGTEFDVFVRNTYYDTFRIPMFGNHHVLNALSVIAICHYEDIKAQKVKALASFEGVKRRFTEKSFGTQILVDDYAHHPREITATIETARKKYQDKPIIAIFQPHTFTRTKTFLQEFADSLNLADKVYLCDIFGSAREESGKLTIEDLQKLVDDSAILDLSNTDVLMEHRDSVLLFMGAGDIQKFQEAYENQQDYVNYQPIKKA; encoded by the coding sequence ATGACAGCTTACCATTTTATTGGTATTAAGGGAACCGGAATGAGTTCACTCGCTCATATCCTGCACGACTCAGGTGAGAGGGTGCAGGGATCTGATATTGAAAAGCAATTTTTTACACAAAAAGCTTTAGAGGATAAAGGCATTCCTATTTTCCCTTTCTCAGAAGAAAACATCGAAGAAGGCTATACCATCATTGCGGGTAACGCTTTTTCAGATAACCATCCGGAAATTAAAAAAGCAAAGAAACGAGGATTAACGTTTTACAGATATCATGACTTTTTAGGTGAATGGCTGAAACAATATACCAGCATTGCTGTAACAGGTGCGCATGGCAAAACGTCTACCACTGGTTTGCTGGCGCATGTCCTTGATCAATCATACCCCATATCTTATCTGATCGGAGATGGGACAGGTAAAGGGCACGTGGACAGCAAATACTTCGCGTTTGAGGCGTGTGAGTACCGGCGCCATTTTTTAAGCTATGAACCGGATTACGCCATCATGACCAATATTGATTTTGATCATCCGGACTACTTCACAAGTATTGATGATGTTTTCAACGCTTTTCAGTCTATGGCCGACCGGGTGAGGAAGGGGATCATCGCTTGCGGTGATGATGAACAATTGCAGCAGATCCAGGCGAAAGTGCCGGTCGTTTATTATGGTTTTTCGAGCACGAACGATTTTCAGGCACAGAACGTAACGGAAACTGAGCACGGTACCGAATTTGATGTGTTTGTCCGAAATACCTATTATGATACATTCAGGATTCCGATGTTTGGCAATCATCACGTGTTAAATGCTCTGTCCGTTATTGCCATCTGCCATTATGAAGATATAAAAGCGCAAAAAGTAAAAGCGCTCGCTTCGTTTGAAGGGGTTAAGCGCCGCTTTACGGAGAAATCGTTCGGAACTCAAATATTGGTTGATGATTATGCTCACCATCCCCGGGAGATAACGGCGACGATTGAAACAGCGCGGAAAAAATATCAAGATAAACCGATTATAGCGATATTTCAGCCTCATACGTTCACACGTACAAAAACATTTTTGCAGGAATTTGCCGATAGCTTAAACCTTGCTGATAAGGTTTATTTGTGTGATATTTTCGGTTCAGCCAGAGAGGAAAGCGGCAAATTGACGATTGAGGATTTGCAGAAACTTGTTGATGACAGTGCAATTCTCGATTTATCAAATACAGACGTGTTAATGGAGCACCGTGACAGTGTGCTGTTATTCATGGGTGCAGGAGATATTCAGAAATTCCAAGAAGCATATGAAAATCAGCAGGACTACGTCAATTATCAGCCTATAAAAAAAGCTTAG
- a CDS encoding TetR/AcrR family transcriptional regulator — MVDQPSFITEARREQIIKATIEVLNEIGFVNISLAKIAKMAKVSTGLISYHFEDKEDVLNNTLVYLLKMQFDYIKERVSKEKTAYDQLIAFIDASLAYQGTHRVNNIALIEIVFNARTEDNVPYYKLSTDEEDPLYVYLEEILHYGQETNEFSEFNPKSVSTMIQGAIAESMLMNGKRFNLEAYKNDLVNMVTKMIK, encoded by the coding sequence ATGGTGGATCAACCATCTTTTATAACGGAGGCAAGGCGAGAGCAAATCATAAAAGCTACAATTGAGGTACTGAATGAAATTGGTTTTGTAAATATAAGCTTGGCTAAAATTGCAAAAATGGCCAAGGTTAGTACGGGATTGATCTCCTATCACTTTGAAGATAAGGAAGATGTGTTGAATAACACGTTAGTTTATTTATTAAAAATGCAATTCGATTATATTAAAGAAAGAGTATCGAAAGAAAAAACTGCATATGATCAACTGATTGCTTTCATTGATGCTTCTTTAGCTTATCAAGGAACGCATAGAGTCAATAATATCGCACTGATTGAGATTGTTTTTAATGCACGTACTGAAGATAATGTTCCTTATTATAAGTTATCGACTGATGAAGAAGATCCATTATATGTGTATTTGGAGGAGATTTTACATTATGGACAAGAGACAAATGAGTTTTCTGAATTCAATCCAAAGAGCGTTTCTACTATGATACAAGGAGCAATTGCTGAAAGTATGCTTATGAATGGAAAACGATTTAACTTAGAAGCATATAAGAATGATTTAGTAAATATGGTGACAAAAATGATTAAATGA
- a CDS encoding DNA translocase FtsK → MWGRWKEKLSRFFFEEKEERDDQPEEKLNHGNQDIQTRMTYQYPAERPFRFPVIPDKPRQKESTDIPAFQRKTRNERMQPEGRENSREEPRETPGEAQDIHKIYKPDKSEPFKASDVPSPIYGFQKQKKEQPIEDIPAYQRKEDHDINLLSKEETAATETQENETVDSKTERESDDKKTRNSSERENSVPGNDAPAEKTIPKTPDKPKSERRNRKSAHPRKSKKEQSGSVTPPFNVLMSANDKRNHTQRTKRVRGHTSGQNKQEVQQDRTMPYHLLNDQEQKTDQDKLWMQDQQQVLEKTLKHFNVRAKVVNVTQGPSVTRFEVQPEPGVKVSKIKNLSDDLKLSLAAKDIRIEAPIPGKHTVGIEIPNQHPQTVSLQEIFERDTFQSSKSPLTIGLGLSIEGDPMVTDIQKMPHGLIAGATGSGKSVCINTILISLLYKASHEEVKFMLIDPKMVELAPYNGIPHLISPVITDVKAATASLKWAVNEMDKRYDAFVREGVRDIERFNQNMRKQNRPEDKMPFIVIVIDELADLMMVSPQDVEDSISRIAQKARACGIHLLVATQRPSVDVITGLIKANIPTRIAFSVSSQVDSKTIIDTGGAEKLLGKGDMLFTENGAGKSIRLQGAFVSDEEIERVTDYARTLAEPAYVFEEEQLLQDVSKDEQTDELLEDAIDFVIHHNSASTSLIQRHFKIGYNRAARLMDVMENRGIIAQQNGSKPRDVLVSAAQLEN, encoded by the coding sequence ATGTGGGGTCGATGGAAAGAGAAACTCAGCCGATTCTTTTTTGAGGAAAAGGAAGAAAGAGATGATCAGCCTGAAGAAAAGCTGAATCACGGCAACCAGGATATCCAAACACGTATGACCTATCAATACCCTGCTGAGAGGCCCTTTCGATTTCCTGTCATCCCGGATAAGCCGAGACAAAAGGAATCGACCGATATACCGGCATTTCAGAGAAAAACGAGAAATGAACGGATGCAGCCGGAAGGAAGAGAAAATTCGCGTGAAGAACCCCGGGAAACCCCGGGAGAGGCGCAGGATATACACAAGATTTATAAACCTGATAAGAGTGAACCCTTCAAAGCAAGCGATGTACCCTCACCGATATATGGTTTCCAGAAACAAAAAAAGGAACAGCCAATTGAGGATATACCTGCATACCAGCGAAAAGAGGATCATGACATCAATCTATTAAGTAAGGAAGAGACAGCAGCGACTGAAACGCAGGAGAATGAAACGGTTGACAGCAAGACTGAGAGGGAATCTGACGATAAAAAGACAAGAAACAGCTCTGAACGGGAAAACTCGGTACCAGGAAATGATGCACCTGCTGAAAAAACGATACCGAAAACGCCTGACAAACCCAAATCTGAGCGCCGAAATAGGAAAAGCGCGCATCCGCGTAAATCAAAAAAAGAGCAATCGGGTTCTGTAACACCGCCATTTAATGTTTTGATGTCAGCCAATGATAAACGAAATCACACGCAGCGAACAAAACGGGTCAGGGGGCACACCTCCGGCCAAAATAAACAAGAAGTGCAACAAGATCGTACAATGCCTTATCATTTATTAAACGACCAGGAGCAAAAGACAGACCAGGATAAATTATGGATGCAAGACCAGCAGCAAGTTTTGGAAAAGACGCTAAAACATTTCAATGTCCGGGCAAAAGTGGTTAACGTGACGCAAGGCCCGTCTGTTACAAGGTTTGAAGTACAACCTGAACCGGGTGTCAAAGTGAGTAAAATTAAAAATCTCAGCGATGATCTTAAATTAAGTTTAGCAGCCAAGGATATTCGTATTGAAGCGCCAATCCCCGGAAAGCATACAGTTGGCATTGAGATTCCGAATCAGCATCCACAAACGGTCAGTCTGCAGGAGATCTTTGAAAGAGATACATTTCAATCAAGCAAGTCACCGTTAACGATCGGGCTGGGGTTAAGTATTGAAGGGGACCCCATGGTAACGGATATCCAAAAAATGCCGCACGGTTTAATTGCCGGCGCTACCGGATCAGGCAAGAGTGTCTGCATCAATACGATTTTGATCAGTCTCTTGTATAAGGCAAGTCATGAAGAAGTCAAATTTATGCTGATCGATCCGAAAATGGTGGAATTAGCACCTTACAATGGTATTCCGCATCTTATCTCGCCGGTGATTACCGATGTGAAAGCGGCAACCGCATCTTTGAAATGGGCCGTCAATGAGATGGATAAACGCTATGATGCCTTTGTGAGAGAAGGTGTCCGCGATATCGAACGTTTCAACCAAAACATGAGAAAGCAGAATCGCCCTGAAGATAAAATGCCGTTTATCGTCATCGTCATTGACGAATTGGCTGATCTGATGATGGTCTCACCTCAGGATGTTGAGGATTCCATCAGCCGGATCGCTCAGAAAGCACGAGCCTGCGGGATTCATTTGCTTGTGGCTACACAACGCCCATCGGTTGATGTCATAACAGGTCTGATTAAAGCAAATATACCGACTCGGATTGCTTTCAGTGTGTCTTCACAAGTTGATTCAAAAACGATTATTGATACCGGCGGAGCAGAAAAACTGCTCGGAAAAGGTGATATGCTGTTTACTGAAAATGGTGCGGGCAAAAGCATAAGGCTGCAGGGGGCGTTTGTGTCGGATGAAGAGATCGAACGTGTCACTGATTATGCGCGCACTTTGGCAGAGCCGGCATATGTGTTTGAAGAGGAGCAATTGCTTCAGGATGTTTCAAAGGATGAGCAGACAGACGAGCTGCTGGAAGATGCCATTGATTTTGTCATCCATCATAATAGTGCAAGCACATCGTTGATTCAGCGTCATTTTAAAATTGGCTATAACCGGGCCGCTAGATTGATGGATGTTATGGAAAATAGGGGAATCATTGCACAGCAAAATGGCAGTAAACCACGTGATGTGTTAGTATCAGCTGCCCAATTGGAAAACTAA
- a CDS encoding YtoQ family protein, with protein sequence MELTVYLAGQIHDDWREQLKSKAKEKNLPLTFVAPQTNHDRSDNVGEDILGEQPGNVYKDDAASSINNLRTEVLMQKSDVVVALFGEKYKQWNTAMDASAAITMNKPTILVRPESLIHPLKELSNKANVTVETVDQALDVLSYIYE encoded by the coding sequence ATGGAACTGACAGTCTATCTCGCAGGTCAAATTCACGATGATTGGCGGGAACAGTTAAAATCAAAAGCTAAAGAGAAGAATCTTCCGCTCACATTTGTCGCACCGCAGACAAACCACGACCGTTCCGACAATGTGGGGGAAGACATCCTTGGCGAGCAGCCGGGAAATGTGTATAAGGACGATGCAGCTTCAAGCATTAACAATTTGCGTACAGAGGTGCTGATGCAAAAATCAGACGTTGTCGTTGCCTTGTTCGGTGAAAAATATAAGCAATGGAACACAGCAATGGATGCCAGCGCCGCCATTACCATGAATAAACCGACGATTCTCGTACGGCCAGAGTCACTGATCCACCCGCTGAAAGAACTTTCCAATAAAGCTAATGTAACAGTCGAAACGGTTGATCAGGCACTTGATGTTTTAAGCTATATTTATGAATAA
- a CDS encoding DUF1444 domain-containing protein, producing the protein MKMTSLKMKKILQERLANESYKTSYNRDKDTFRIEWKDTGQGMTITLPNVVSKYNERGESAIDDLEEHVSEALKIMHEDHRLSGMEKNIFPVIRATSFTTETNGGKKLIYKDHTAETRVYYALDLGKSYQLIDESMLEEEGWSQERMDEIATFNVRSLTNDYKKETVADNDFYFIATQDGYDASRILNEALLEEMLANAKGELAVAVPHQDVLIFVDIRNKAGYDILAQMTMKFFAEGRIPITSLSFIYEDKTLEPVFILAKNRPEKK; encoded by the coding sequence ATGAAAATGACGAGTTTAAAAATGAAAAAAATTCTTCAGGAGCGATTAGCGAATGAAAGTTATAAAACATCCTACAATCGTGATAAAGATACATTTCGGATTGAATGGAAAGATACAGGTCAGGGGATGACCATCACACTGCCGAATGTTGTGTCGAAGTATAATGAACGCGGTGAGTCAGCAATTGATGATCTTGAAGAGCATGTGTCAGAGGCTTTAAAAATCATGCATGAAGATCATCGCCTCTCAGGAATGGAGAAAAATATTTTTCCGGTCATCCGGGCCACATCGTTTACAACCGAAACAAATGGCGGCAAAAAACTGATTTATAAAGACCACACGGCAGAAACGCGTGTTTATTATGCGTTGGACTTGGGAAAATCATACCAGTTAATCGATGAATCAATGCTGGAAGAAGAAGGCTGGAGTCAGGAGCGAATGGATGAAATCGCGACGTTCAATGTCAGGTCTTTAACCAATGACTATAAGAAAGAAACTGTCGCTGATAATGACTTTTACTTTATAGCAACACAGGATGGCTATGATGCCAGCCGGATTCTCAATGAGGCTCTCCTCGAAGAAATGCTGGCCAATGCCAAGGGAGAGCTGGCTGTCGCAGTTCCGCATCAGGATGTGCTCATTTTTGTTGATATCCGGAATAAAGCGGGCTATGACATATTGGCTCAAATGACGATGAAGTTTTTTGCGGAGGGTCGGATACCGATCACGTCACTTTCATTCATTTATGAAGACAAAACGCTCGAACCGGTCTTCATACTAGCCAAAAATCGTCCGGAAAAGAAATAG
- a CDS encoding dihydropteridine reductase, with translation MQIYWTKINKIIDETPEVKTYVLDCPEDFTWEEGSHTHFALEGFNAGDKPDRSLIRHMSISTLPHENSIGITTRIREQCSKFKMILRNLEVGNEVAIFKTHSNVPLTREGKNVYLLSSGVGLATFRPLVLEYFERADNVNQIHSLNIDSSKDFLFTNIFESAPDKKFTSQFVDNRKDYYEEVKNLAADKDGLFYVVGSDEFLVQNIEVLREQGINPEQIMLDKHEQELPEFLSRM, from the coding sequence ATGCAAATATACTGGACTAAAATAAATAAGATTATTGATGAAACGCCTGAGGTTAAAACGTACGTGCTCGACTGTCCGGAAGACTTTACATGGGAAGAAGGTTCCCACACCCACTTTGCACTGGAAGGTTTTAATGCCGGAGATAAACCAGACCGCAGCCTGATTCGTCACATGTCAATCTCCACTTTACCGCACGAAAATTCAATTGGTATCACAACACGCATCAGAGAGCAGTGCTCTAAGTTTAAAATGATTTTAAGAAATCTTGAAGTCGGCAATGAAGTTGCAATATTTAAAACGCATTCGAATGTACCGCTTACAAGAGAAGGCAAAAATGTTTACCTGCTGTCATCGGGTGTCGGCTTGGCAACTTTTAGACCGCTTGTACTTGAGTATTTCGAACGTGCTGACAACGTCAATCAAATTCATTCCCTGAACATCGATTCATCAAAAGATTTCTTATTCACTAATATTTTTGAATCCGCACCTGACAAGAAATTCACATCACAGTTCGTCGATAACCGTAAAGACTACTATGAAGAAGTGAAAAATCTTGCTGCAGACAAGGATGGACTCTTCTATGTTGTTGGCAGCGACGAATTCCTCGTGCAGAACATTGAAGTACTGCGTGAGCAGGGCATCAATCCGGAACAGATTATGCTCGACAAGCATGAACAAGAACTGCCCGAGTTTTTATCCCGCATGTAA
- a CDS encoding ATPase has product MNKPFWIPLIASIGTMFLLYLIGDIAGVDFLVFRMSLPYFEISLLPIAFGILVGFISEWIIKSKLNKDIT; this is encoded by the coding sequence GTGAATAAACCTTTTTGGATTCCGTTAATAGCCTCAATTGGAACAATGTTTTTGCTTTATTTGATTGGCGATATTGCTGGTGTTGATTTTCTTGTATTTAGAATGTCATTGCCATATTTTGAGATTTCACTTCTGCCAATCGCTTTTGGGATATTAGTAGGCTTTATTAGTGAATGGATTATCAAAAGTAAATTAAACAAGGATATAACCTGA
- a CDS encoding thioredoxin family protein, translating into MKSIETQKQFYDTIKNENVVAVFSADWCPDCRVIEPVLPEIEQAYPNFTFVEVDRDQLINICQEYDVFGIPSFIAFKNGEEAGRFVSKDRKTKDEVMAFMDKVSS; encoded by the coding sequence ATGAAATCAATTGAAACGCAAAAACAATTTTACGATACAATTAAAAACGAAAACGTGGTTGCGGTGTTTTCAGCCGATTGGTGTCCGGATTGCCGTGTGATTGAACCGGTCCTTCCGGAAATTGAACAAGCATATCCAAATTTCACATTTGTTGAAGTGGATCGTGACCAGCTCATTAATATTTGTCAGGAATATGATGTTTTCGGAATTCCGAGTTTCATCGCATTCAAAAATGGCGAAGAAGCCGGGAGATTTGTCAGCAAAGACCGAAAAACGAAAGATGAAGTAATGGCCTTTATGGACAAAGTCAGCTCTTGA
- a CDS encoding DUF418 domain-containing protein translates to MGELYTDKVTQKKRAISLDIARGSMLFLIIFAHIPLFLYTIEPGVITKVAGSTPLDHFLNFLMEIIVDNRARPLFAILFGYGLVMIYRKQCERMGVDEANRIIKRRCWYLILFGAILAGVAGIQDILMTYGIAGLVLVSTLKKDNNKIKKYVFISTAICLIYIPILWGGVLLGNQSYGLPVALTGQETYLNTSLDRLSSIPIIPLFNHIFFPVIPSVLMGVWLGNLNLLIKPHEHIKLLKQLTIGCLTISLIGAIPLVLINDGWFPSLFIAGIAYGIHILTGFAGGVGYATLFGLLGLGIKYSGVIVEAITAMGKRSLTFFVIHEVLIVILLSPIAFNLGAFLSVTTSVLLGIFMWAVTLSVAYFMNRRQIEGPLEKYMRYLTYKKQV, encoded by the coding sequence ATGGGAGAATTATATACTGATAAAGTAACCCAAAAGAAACGTGCAATATCTTTAGATATCGCACGAGGCTCCATGCTCTTTTTGATTATATTTGCACATATACCATTGTTTTTATACACGATAGAACCAGGTGTAATAACAAAAGTAGCAGGGAGTACACCTTTAGACCATTTCTTAAATTTTTTAATGGAAATTATAGTAGATAATCGAGCGCGTCCATTATTCGCAATACTGTTTGGCTATGGTCTAGTCATGATTTACCGTAAACAATGTGAAAGAATGGGTGTTGATGAAGCAAACCGCATTATAAAAAGGCGTTGCTGGTATTTAATATTATTTGGCGCCATACTCGCTGGTGTCGCAGGTATACAAGACATATTAATGACATATGGTATTGCTGGACTCGTATTAGTTTCTACCTTGAAAAAGGATAACAATAAGATTAAGAAATATGTGTTTATTTCCACAGCCATATGTCTCATTTATATACCAATCTTATGGGGCGGTGTCTTATTAGGTAACCAATCTTATGGATTACCGGTAGCATTAACTGGTCAAGAAACATACTTAAATACATCACTTGATCGACTGAGTTCTATACCGATTATTCCATTGTTTAATCATATCTTCTTCCCTGTTATCCCCTCAGTACTAATGGGGGTTTGGTTAGGGAATTTAAACTTATTAATTAAGCCACACGAACATATAAAACTGCTAAAGCAATTAACGATTGGTTGTCTAACTATTTCGCTGATAGGCGCCATACCACTCGTACTAATAAATGATGGTTGGTTTCCTAGTCTCTTTATCGCAGGAATAGCATATGGTATTCATATACTCACTGGTTTTGCTGGTGGTGTAGGCTATGCAACACTTTTTGGACTATTGGGATTAGGCATTAAATATAGTGGCGTAATTGTAGAAGCAATCACAGCAATGGGGAAACGTTCGTTAACATTTTTCGTCATACACGAAGTTTTGATTGTTATACTACTGTCCCCAATCGCTTTCAATTTAGGTGCATTCTTAAGTGTCACAACTTCCGTGCTACTCGGCATCTTTATGTGGGCCGTTACTTTATCAGTAGCATACTTCATGAATCGTCGTCAAATAGAGGGTCCTTTAGAAAAATATATGCGTTATTTGACTTATAAAAAACAGGTATAA